The nucleotide window gtatgatcaatattttattttcttcttttatctaataataaaaatgataatgcTTTTAAATACACTTTTCTTGTACAAGTAACTTcatccaaaaaaaaaaaaaaaatttttatttttacattaaCATTCTATAAGAACATCAATTCAAAATGTGACAAATAATTTGAATTTTCCTAATACGaatagaaataaattaacgtaaataaaaaaaaaaaattttgtgATTATAGATATGGTACATTGTAAGTGTTctacataaatatatatatatatatatatatatatatttatttatattaaaagtcAACGAAAACATTAAAAtgattttaaaatttttaaatatataagtgAAAATAACTAATCAACAATCAAACATTTCaataaatcaaaaataAACTTGTGTACCCcaatgaaaaataaatttaaaataaaataaaactgGTGTACttttgataaaataaaaagtatttttttttttttttttttggggTTTTATTTCTAATTATTGGTAcatacattttataaaaaaatttatataatttcttttttctttttctttctttttttctattttttttttttttctattttttttttttttatttttttttttttttttttttttttttttttttttttttttttttttttttttttttttatttttaatttttttttttttttttttttaaaataaaaaaaaaaaaaaaaaaataaaagaaaatgaaaaaaaaaaattttttNNNNNNNNNNNNNNNNNNNNNNNNNNNNNNNNNNNNNNNNNNNNNNNNNNNNNNNNNNNNNNNNNNNNNNNNNNNNNNNNNNNNNNNNNNNNNNNNNNNNNNNNNNNNNNNNNNNNNNNNNNNNNNNNNNNNNNNNNNNNNNNNNNNNNNNNNNNNNNNNNNNNNNNNNNNNNNNNNNNNNNNNNNNNNNNNNNNNNNNNNNNNNNNNNNNNNNNNNNNNNNNNNNNNNNNNNNNNNNNNNNNNNNNNNNNNNNNNNNNNNNNNNNNNNNNNNNNNNNNNNNNNNNNNNNNNNNNNNNNNNNNNNNNNNNNNNNNNNNNNNNNNNNNNNNNNNNNNNNNNNNNNNNNNNNNNNNttttttttttttttttttttttttttttttttttttttttatttttttttttttctattttttttgtattcattttaattagtaatttttaatatttatatttttctgtatttaaaatagaaaaaaaaaaaaatatatataaggaaaatgaaaataataaattttatcaAATAAAGGTTATTAAGAattcataaaaaagaaaaaattttattataataaaaataaatatataatttattattatctataaAATTGACATAGgttataattaataaactgaatttattatatatatatatatggtaTTATATactcaaaaaaaaatagggatatatatatataatatattcccacaaattaatcatatatatatatatatatatatatatatatatatgtttatagTTTATTCTCCCTAgttatttaataattgtTACTATTCTTATaaactaaaaaaaaaaaattaaaccatatatatatatatatataattgaagataaaattcatataatactaaatataaatacatatattcctagaatttaattcatataatagAATGAACCATATTTGTATGAATTGgaaaaaatggaaaatatatgtCCAAAGATTATGTAACACTTTAATATTAGGAAAAAAAttctattattatcaattttaaatattttaaaattgtTTAAAAGAAtgattaattttttttttttttttttttttcctttttttttttttttttttttttttttttttttttttttttttttttttttttttttttttttttttttttttttttattttttttttttttttttattttttttcattttttttttttttttttttttttttttatttttttttttttttttNNNNNNNNNNNNNNNNNNNNNNNNNNNNNNNNNNNNNNNNNNNNNNNNNNNNNNNNNNNNNNNNNNNNNNNNNNNNNNNNNNNNNNNNNNNNNNNNNNNNNNNNNNNNNNNNNNNNNNNNNNNNNNNNNNNNNNNNNNNNNNNNNNNNNNNNNNNNNNNNNNNNNNNNNNNNNNNNNNNNNNNNNNNNNNNNNNNNNNNNNNNNNNNNNNNNNNNNNNNNNNNNNNNNNNNNNNNNNNNNNNNNNNNNNNNNNNNNNNNNNNNNNNNNNNNNNNNNNNNNNNNNNNNNNNNNNNNNNNNNNNNNNNNNNNNNNNNNNNNNNNNNNNNNNNNNNNNNNNNNNNNNNNNNNNNNNNNNNNNNNNNNNNNNNNNNNNNNNNNNNNNNNNNNNNNNNNNNNNNNaaaaaaaaaaaatttttataaatataaaaaaaaaaaaaatatatgaaaaaaaaaaataaaaaaaattaatataaaaaaaaaatatttttattaataattttaaaaattttaaaattttttaaaaaaaaaattaatttttttttttttttttttttttttttttttttttttttttttttttttttggtttttgtttcatttactattatatatatataattatttatatttatatttataattatatttattattgtatttGTGATTGTATTTATGCTTATATTTATGCTTATATTTATGCTTATATTTATGCTTATATTTATGcttttatctatatttccatttatatttttttttttctttgtattttcatttgatgttactttattttattttaaatttctttagtataaaatatatatatatataaattcaatattgataaatttaaaaacGAATTCGactaatattatacatatataatatatttatatatgtgtatatgtaatatttatgaattaaaatagtattttttaattaacCACATATTCAActaaaaaatgaaattatatatatatatatatatatatatatatattttatatattaaaagttaaattttaaaatatataaacacatatatttaataaatgaaaaaattttaagtacaattataaaatgatatattttcacatatatatttattgttatttttaagatgataatatatctgaattaattttttttttatattttatattttttttttttttttttttttgtgttaCATATAATGAGAAATATATGTGGAACAACATATTTTAAAGCATATATTTTCAATGATACATGCATATTTTATGTTTgattaaataatatttatttttatatagatcattatttgttatatatattatttttattatatatatcattatttgttatatatattatttatttttatatatatcattatttgttatatatattatttatttttatatatatcattatttgttatatatattatttttattatatatattatttttattatatgtgtatcattgtttgttatatatatcatttttattatatgtactatttttaatatatatatatatatatacatttatttatttatataatttttcttattacttaatatttgtttgttttaatctcatttatttgtataaacACTCTATTAAATGATTCAGTGAATGACATATTCATGAATCCTATAGgtaaaacaaaaaaataaaaatttacaCCTATGAAGAGAAATATTGTTTAAAATTCATTAAGGTATGCAAATTAATCCATTGGAAAAATCATCCCTTGTCCAAACCAGAATTTTCCCACCAAAACCTACAATTTTTAGTctagaaaaaaatgatgatttcttaaatacacataatgaaggctttttaattttatccTATTGTTTTGCCATATCCCTCTTTATGTATATTGTTCTTAAaaatttgtattatttggtaagttacatataaatataacattatatatacataatttatatgatcTTCTTAACTCAGCAGTgtttaaaatgttttaattaatatatctacatattttattttattttttttttattttattttatttttattttattttattattttttttttttatttctttttcttttttgcAGCACATTTTTAAGAGGACACGAATAAAAATCATAGAatcattaaataatgatgacAATGTAGAAAATGAGATAGAAGAAATGAAAAGagtaaaaaatttaattatgGAACAAGTAATACATGAATTAATGAGAAAAAGTATTATTTCAAAAAGAAGGACAAGAAAAGATATAGAAACTGATTTCTCACATAATGTGAGAAATGAAGATATGAActtaaaagaaaatgaaatagAAATGACTCAAGTAGAAACCTTAAAACatttaatacataataatttattaacGGAATTTCATGAcacaaaagaaaaaaattttgaatattttataaaattctTACAACAACTTATgatattagaaaaaaatgaaaaagaattttCTAACAATATATTAGTAAAAGATTTAATggattatataataaatatagggaaaaaagaaatacaAAAATCAAATGCACAATTGTCTCAAAATTATTcacaaaattatataccttcaaatgaaaatgacatatatatatttaaaattcagattataaaagaattattaaaaaataatattatcattacaCATTCAAATGATGGAAAACAATTGGACGATGAAAcaataacaaaaatattagaaGAAAGTTTAATGTCACAAGCAAATATAGTcgaatatttttatatagaaatgataaaaaaaatattagggaatgattataatgaaCTAAACAATATAAGTTATACTCATGATGATTTgtatttacaaaaatatgaaaaagaattaatcaaaaaaaaattatcacaatatgcatataaaaatatgaatacaaaacaaaataataaatatgaacaagATAAAACAGTCaataaacatatacataaaaatcAAATTGAACAAAATCAAAATACAACAAATTtaatagaaaaagaagagaaatctgaaaaaaataataaattcgACAATAATAGAATgatacaaaataatatatccGTACAAAATGAAACCAATGATGAAtttatcaaaaatataatacaacATAAGGAGGAAATCTTAAAGAATCATgaaaaagtaaataaaaatgaagaaatagAAAACATGAATCaacataaaaaagaagaatgcaattataatgataaaaaaaaggtaaAGGAACATTCAAAAAAACCACgtaaaaattttaaaagaaaatgtatgaaaaaaagagaTATAAGACATTTGTATCAAATTGACAAATTGCAagataaaattttaaaaaatttaatgGGACAAGATTCTATTGAATCAGACTCTAAAAACAAAGATAAACAACAATTAGAAGAACAAAAAAGTGatatacaaaatgaaaaattaaatacaTCAAACGAACAAGAGGAAACAAGAAAAACAAACAGTGAACATAAACAAAACGAAGTAAACATCGAccaaaataatatgaagttaaatatatataatttaaataatcaAGACATACAAAATcattatgataaaaatgttaaggaaaaattagaagaagaaaatattttatcaaataatattataaaacaaGAAGGAAGTATGGCGTCCGAAGGTAGCTATTCATCCTATGAATCTATATATCCAGATGGAAGTATTGGGTCCGAAGGTAGCTATTCATCCTATGAATCTATATATCCAGATGGAAGTATAGCTGCAGAAGGTAGCTATTCATCATATGATTCTATATATCCGAATGGAAGTATGGATGCAGAAGGTAGCTATTCATCATATGATTCTATAAATCCAGAGGAAAGTGTAACTCCTGAAGGTAACAATTCAACATGTGAAActataaaagaagaagataatatgacatcacaaaataattattcatCAAATGGAAGTTATAATAGTGAAGAATATAAAGACAATATggataaaattaaaatgtatgatgaaataatacaaaatgGATTAATAGatagaataaataaacCTAGAACTTTTGAAGAGAAAATTGAAAAATGTAGACATTATAGTatcttaaaaaataaagaaaatagaacatatttatcaaattggaataatgaaaaaatcGATATAAAGGAATTTCAAAATAAATCAGAAGAAGAATTAGAACAATggaaaaataaacaatGGGAAGATTGGAAAGTTTATTTGGAAGAACAATGGAGCGTGTGGCTAGAAATAAGtgaaaatgataaaatcGAATGGTTGGAAGACAAAGAAAGAGAATTCAGAGGTTACGTAAAAGATATTTATGATAGCTGGTTTAAATggttaaaaaaaatgaaaagtGAACTTAGCGGTGAACAAAAACCATGGATGACATGGAATGAACAAGAATGGCAAACATTTTTTGAAACAAGATATAATAAGCAATTTTTAGATGAATGGGATGTTACGTTAAGATATATGgataaaattttaaatataagaaaGTTTACATTATGGAATAAATGGAAAGGAAAAAAACTCACACAATGGTTAATGCAAGATTGGAAACTTATAGAAGATGATGAATGGGAAAAATGGGAAGAAGATAAAAGTTGGTTAAAACGttttaatatgaaaaaaaaaaatgaatggAAAAAATGGAGAAACAGaatttttaaagaatatattgAATGGAAAGAAtggatatattataaaggCCAAAGTGCTAATGTTTTAGATTTGAGCTATTGGGAAGAATGGAAAGAAGACAAAAGAAACGAATTAAAGGAATGGCTTGACGCATTGACAAAACAATGGATACTTCAAGGAAAATGGAAGGAATTAGTTAAAAACCAagaataattaaaaatataaaaaatataaacaatttattatcatattttataaaatataacattttagtattttaaataaatacaaataagtattatatatattcaaattaaccaaaaataaaataaataataataatttaattttaaaaggTATCAaccatatattttattatatatatatatatatatatatatataattaatgttatttcatatacttatttataattaaaaagatAGGAATTCTAAGGGATCctatattttaataatctaataaagaattaattaaaagtgtctcatataattttgaactttataaaatgtgctaataccttttttttgtaaaatttttattatttcttatatatatatatatatatttttttttgtcattttcttttatttcatttacATAATTTGCTCTTTGTTttgattttatattaaatttgtgatttatatatttctttcatttattctcggattttttattttattgcattttacttttaacttcttttaaataacTCATGtggaataatatatttataaatgaatatgtGATATATTCAACTGTAATTTTCGTTcctttaaaaataaaattgaaaGCATTTATTCATTTCCTTGCCgatttataataaaactaTATTCCTCTACAAGTTGTGTGAAACGCaataagaattatttaatagtgtgttatatgtttatatatatttatttttaaatatttaaataacaaaatttaTTAGGTTTTACTACTATCTATATTGTACAAAACGTGCCtacaaaatttttaaatctTACTCcttttatgtatatttgAATTCTACCACGTtgtattaaatttaaaataaaatataaagaaaagagaagagaaaaaataaaataaataaaaaaatgaaaatataaaaataaaacaaaaaaaatggctattattttacatctttctcttttttttttttttttttttttttttttacaaagAAATCGAATTTAAGATTTATGcaaattaatatatattatcatttcGTCCTCACTactatttaatataaatatataatttatattaatatgcatatatatatatatatatatatatatattcttattatatatattttttttcgaTACATCAAAAATATGTCTTCAGCACTCAGGACGATATTAATCGCTTCCTTCTTTTActatttttcattttataaattttccCCTGGGgcaataataaaaaatgtagatTTTCAAATTACTTATGATGAACTATCAAGAAATTTATACATTCATAGTTCAGGTAAAGGAAAGTGCATCAgtcataattattacataaatgATAAGtgtaaaattattaacACTTCTAAAAAGacaaatgaaaataataaagcACAATGTCTATATAACCAAAAATGTTTAACAATAgcaaaatatattttccaaCATACTGGAATAGAAGTAGTAACTGAAGATATATTTCTCCAACCATTTGTTATAAACAACaaattgaatatattacaaaaggaaaaatgtaataaggaagtatatataaatgataaaataaaatgtttatGTTGTATAAATGATgttgtaaaaaatattcaagGAAATCaagatgaaaaaataaaagaaaatgtaaCATACCAATACAACCAATGTAAATGCttattaaattatcaaGATATATATGGAGATGCAAAATTTTTCAATAAATGCGAAAATTTCGAATGTAATAATGGTTTGTGTACAATTCAAGCAAATGGACAACCTTTCTGTTCATGTTttgaaaattattattttgaaaaaaaaagtaatacTTGCAAAAAGCATGAGCAAAATGTACaatatattcatcatataaataGCAATAGAGATACTATAGAAAACACAGAAGATGATGCACGAAATATTGTATCCATTAAGAATAATCCTCCAAATTATAACAATAGTCacaattataataatgctaacaatattatacataatatagAAGATTTAGAACAACATAATAAATCTAGTAATATCGCACCCAATGCAAATACCATAATATCTCAGAGGAACTATAACACTTGTCCATTgaatcaaataaaaaataaaaaaggaatatgcgaaacaataataaattatgaaGAAACTGTTTGTCTCAGAATTGATTGTTCAATTTCTACTAATGAATTTCAATGTTTCTGTACTAATGTAAATGGTGAACACATTAAGACAGACACATTCGATGTCtcttatataaatatttgtaCTCTTAATAACATTAATTGTAATAATGgtatatgtaataatattttaataaaagatGAATTAGGATGTATTTGTgatgaaaattatatatatgattatgaTTTGAAGGTTTGTCTTAGTTATAGCACAAATATCTTTTTAAGTGTATTCATTCTTTGTATGTTATATGCTATCATATTCTTAATTCTATAAATTTAAGCagaacatatatatatatatatatatatatatatatatatatatataaagagACCTTTAATTTGTTAAGTTAAAACACttacaaataatatttatcaagatgaaattaaaatattatttacaataattaatatacatataaatatatatatatatacatttctgtaaattcaaaatttttgtgtgtatatattttatttttatgccttttttctttttgaaTACCCccaaaaaaatttatttaaatttataaaatattataaattaaaaaatatatactcATAAGAATATgacataataataattcgcctcttaatatataaatatatatatatatatatatatatatatatttttggttatatataatgtaattattatatgattacttattttaaaattcCTATAACTgtcttattatttattcaaaaaaaaaaaaaaaaatacgtatattataacatatgCAATGTTcaaataaaacattataGAACTAGCTACCTtttaaatgtaatatatataggtaCATTATAAAATACGTTACAACATAcgaaaaaaattaaaaccattttaatataataatttaacTTTTAATACTATATAATTACACtaaaggaaatatatattattaaaagatacGTAAAATAACAAAGTCTACtatgaatatataagaaCCATTATATGTTCTCTTAAATGCTTTTTCTTTTGACCcgtatataaaattattcccttaatatatttatttattttatttttttttaaatacttttatattaaatatattataagcaatattatgtatattaaataattctttaattcataaaaatattattatacaaccatgatatatatacacatatatatatatattgatattttttatataaagtattattgaaatattcgaaacatttatattttatcgtacacttttatttctttcttttcCTTCCATTCcacttatatatatatatatatatattatatatagttCTTATATTTGAAAACATGTTCTcaagaaaaagaaaaaaatatatattctcAATTCATTAAATCATTTTATGAACTCAATGTGatatttcataatttttcttaaaCATAATTggtatatttaaaatatgtatacttacaaaaatatataaacatttttattattctctttacattataaatatatattattcatacCATAAAGCCAATTTTTACTAATTGaacgaaaaaaaatatatgatgGAAAAAAGGTTAAactatataatttttttcatatattttttttttatacatataaaaaaaatgaaaaagtaacatatttaaatacttataaaataacactgtatattcattatatatatatatatatataaaatatataataatagttatataaggaataaaatattcataatatacatatatataatacccatatataaatacgattaaataaattattacaaaaaaaaaaaaaagagcattatatatataaatatatataaaggggcacgaaaagaaaaatattgcatatattttttcattttgctttattttattttatattaatataatattatcatacatattatattattatatatttatatataataataataaataaaaaaatactatatatataagaataaatatataatacatatatataataatataaataatatatatattatattatattattttatattatatatatatatatatatatataattaagtttttattttaattttttttcctttttaaaaaataataatattaaaaataataaaaaacataaatatattttatttatataaaaggaactaatttatattatttatatatattttataaatgaaaaaaaaaaaaaaaaaaaaaaaaaaagggaaaggaaaatgttattttaaagaaaaaaattgaaatatataataattaaaacattattaacaaaaaaaaaaaaaaaatcagttttcttgttttttttcttgtttttcttaattttctcctttctattttttattttattttaaagcattttattatttatatattttcatttctattttatatatgaaatgagaaataaataataaaaagagaaaaaaacagaaataagaaaaatatattattaaaatcattgcattttaaagaaaacattgtatatttatattattacaattcAGAATTTATATAGGacaacaaataaatatatatttgaagtattaatatatatatatatatatatatatatatataatatattttattattttaaacaAATTTAAGGATTTGCTAttattgaaaataaaataatttaaattaatgttattttattattattttattacaatattatatatgaataaataatttgttcattattaataccaccacttatatatatatatatatatatatatatatatcatattaaGATACCTATTTATcaaacatataattatacttaattaatataggatatttatatatatatataatattttttattataaaaaagaaaataaaaaatgagtTCAAAAGAAGCACATAGTGAATCGGAAGAACATGTTCACAAGAACGATGGTAAAGGATGAAACAACAAAAACTTAAGAAAAACTtttacatacatataaataaataaatatatatataatacagttatataatatattatatttcttgTTGTAATATGTGATAAATACATATCAGTATTTTTCCCtataaaagaaaacaaaagaatatattatattcatttatatattttatttatcatcatattaatgcaatattttttcatatatgtacatatttttatttttgtcCAACTCAGGTTCAACATTATATGTATCAAATTTAAGCTCAAAAATAACAACAGCGAAACTTCAAgatatttttgaaaaatatggaaaCATTGAAAAATGTTATGTTATAAGTAACCCCATAACcaagtaataataaaatgaaatacaataaaataaaaaataattaatcaaaaatatatgtatttatatagtagtcatttaacatataataattatattatatctttattacCAACAGAGAATCTAGAAACTTTGGATTTGTCacttttaataattctgAAGATGCAGAAAATGCAATGAATAAAGCCAATAAAATGGAAATAGAAGgttattaattttaatatatcgaacttatataatttacatgtacataaaaatatatattcataatatttacataaaatTCACACAAATGcaaacatataaatatataaatgttatattataatcagcatataaaatatatataaatgtatatttaatcaaatgatttaaaagaaaaattataattttcatgTATTCCCTATTTCTAATGATATCTCATATGAAGtgaataattatatcaGAACATTGCACAAAATGAATGAatagaataataaaataataaatattgtacctacttatatatatatatattacacaTTCCAAATAAAAAgcaaaaatatatattgatatgTGTTATTTCCGATATTATGAATTCctatattaatttattttgttaaatTGAGAAGATTATCCCATTTCAATATCCTTccatttctttttcttcttttttgtttttgttaTCCTCCCAAAATATGATTGctcataatataaaatatatatcacgtatttaattatatattgaatatatGCCTACTATTCATTCAATAAAAGCGatgattatattatttctaaCCTTATCATTAACCATTTTTAACAGAATATATTCTCACACTTGTCAATACATATCttcaaaaaaaacatatataacatataacaaaattattgtcatgttattatacatatatattcttatatatacatatttatatatatatatatatatatatatatatatatatatatatatatttaaaccaaaattataatttttttttgtgcttgattcaataatatatcacaTGTCTCctcataatataaataatagaTACAAATTTCTGGATTTgcttttataatatttatttattttacattcattatatattgagagaaatatcaaaatgaaaaattaaaaatatatattatcccctttttttaataatagGAAGAGAAATCAACGTAGAAATTGCTAAGAGAAATGAGCCACATGAACCAACCCCAGGAGAATATAAAGGAGTACAAAGTAggaattatatatatataaaatataatataatataatataatataatataatataatataatataatataatatatgtattcaAAGCTAATcggatatatatatatatatatatatatatatgtcttaacatata belongs to Plasmodium reichenowi strain SY57 chromosome 10, whole genome shotgun sequence and includes:
- a CDS encoding tryptophan-rich antigen 3, translating into MQINPLEKSSLVQTRIFPPKPTIFSLEKNDDFLNTHNEGFLILSYCFAISLFMYIVLKNLYYLHIFKRTRIKIIESLNNDDNVENEIEEMKRVKNLIMEQVIHELMRKSIISKRRTRKDIETDFSHNVRNEDMNLKENEIEMTQVETLKHLIHNNLLTEFHDTKEKNFEYFIKFLQQLMILEKNEKEFSNNILVKDLMDYIINIGKKEIQKSNAQLSQNYSQNYIPSNENDIYIFKIQIIKELLKNNIIITHSNDGKQLDDETITKILEESLMSQANIVEYFYIEMIKKILGNDYNELNNISYTHDDLYLQKYEKELIKKKLSQYAYKNMNTKQNNKYEQDKTVNKHIHKNQIEQNQNTTNLIEKEEKSEKNNKFDNNRMIQNNISVQNETNDEFIKNIIQHKEEILKNHEKVNKNEEIENMNQHKKEECNYNDKKKVKEHSKKPRKNFKRKCMKKRDIRHLYQIDKLQDKILKNLMGQDSIESDSKNKDKQQLEEQKSDIQNEKLNTSNEQEETRKTNSEHKQNEVNIDQNNMKLNIYNLNNQDIQNHYDKNVKEKLEEENILSNNIIKQEGSMASEGSYSSYESIYPDGSIGSEGSYSSYESIYPDGSIAAEGSYSSYDSIYPNGSMDAEGSYSSYDSINPEESVTPEGNNSTCETIKEEDNMTSQNNYSSNGSYNSEEYKDNMDKIKMYDEIIQNGLIDRINKPRTFEEKIEKCRHYSILKNKENRTYLSNWNNEKIDIKEFQNKSEEELEQWKNKQWEDWKVYLEEQWSVWLEISENDKIEWLEDKEREFRGYVKDIYDSWFKWLKKMKSELSGEQKPWMTWNEQEWQTFFETRYNKQFLDEWDVTLRYMDKILNIRKFTLWNKWKGKKLTQWLMQDWKLIEDDEWEKWEEDKSWLKRFNMKKKNEWKKWRNRIFKEYIEWKEWIYYKGQSANVLDLSYWEEWKEDKRNELKEWLDALTKQWILQGKWKELVKNQE
- a CDS encoding hypothetical protein (conserved Plasmodium protein, unknown function), which translates into the protein MSSALRTILIASFFYYFSFYKFSPGAIIKNVDFQITYDELSRNLYIHSSGKGKCISHNYYINDKCKIINTSKKTNENNKAQCLYNQKCLTIAKYIFQHTGIEVVTEDIFLQPFVINNKLNILQKEKCNKEVYINDKIKCLCCINDVVKNIQGNQDEKIKENVTYQYNQCKCLLNYQDIYGDAKFFNKCENFECNNGLCTIQANGQPFCSCFENYYFEKKSNTCKKHEQNVQYIHHINSNRDTIENTEDDARNIVSIKNNPPNYNNSHNYNNANNIIHNIEDLEQHNKSSNIAPNANTIISQRNYNTCPLNQIKNKKGICETIINYEETVCLRIDCSISTNEFQCFCTNVNGEHIKTDTFDVSYINICTLNNINCNNGICNNILIKDELGCICDENYIYDYDLKVCLSYSTNIFLSVFILCMLYAIIFLIL